A window from Toxoplasma gondii ME49 chromosome IX, whole genome shotgun sequence encodes these proteins:
- a CDS encoding hypothetical protein (encoded by transcript TGME49_304980), whose amino-acid sequence MKSPRPTRRLLRPSQRRKAVHGAKRTGCAWSQRRKRTPRVSPRSYGSSCATHRSINQEETAPATARKYGAPGGEAGDETGGVDKTAFNEGTAAGDAAGSEAGMILRVERTEMPTKKRPLGCRTTPLSLKQKTYHHVPRCVPSIKIDLPLGQLRVNSGGKSPIRRRKFDRSTGNLRKFVSVCR is encoded by the coding sequence ATGAAGTCGCCGAGACCTACGAGGCGCCTTCTGCGACCTAGCCAGCGAAGGAAAGCAGTCCACGGAGCGAAGAGAACCGGATGTGCGTGGAGCCAGCGACGAAAGCGAACGCCGAGAGTCTCGCCGAGGTCGTACGGCAGCTCTTGCGCGACACACAGAAGCATCAACCAGGAGGAAACCGCCCCCGCGACGGCCAGGAAGTACGGCGCTCCAGGGGGCGAagcgggagacgagacgggTGGCGTGGACAAGACGGCGTTCAACGAAGGTACAGCTGCGGGTGATGCGGCCGGTTCCGAGGCAGGCATGATTCTTCGCGTGGAACGGACTGAGATGCCGACAAAGAAAAGACCACTGGGCTGCAGAACGACGCCGCTCAGCCTAAAGCAGAAAACGTACCATCACGTCCCCCGGTGCGTTCCCAGCATCAAGATCGACCTCCCGCTCGGACAGTTGAGAGTAAACAGCGGGGGAAAGAGCCCGATCCGCCGCAGAAAATTCGACAGATCGACGGGTAACTTGAGAAAATTTGTGAGCGTCTGCCGTTAG